The following are encoded in a window of Brevibacillus ruminantium genomic DNA:
- the pdxR gene encoding MocR-like pyridoxine biosynthesis transcription factor PdxR, which produces MLYTPQIDYSSREPHYLQIYEQIKQQIISGTFSEQVKLPSIRKLADSLGLSTTPVETAYQQLLAEGFIASKPKSGYYVQSLAETDGGNHGDPATRDLTVARLEHRDNATYPYDFHLSKNDFSLFPFSLWRRLFHRVLCYEQRHRLFYGDPQGEPGLRQELASYLRQLRGVVCSPEQIVIGADQYGLLSLLTQLLRGRVTRVGTENPGYPMMASTFRRNGYEVVPISLEADGLSIEQVEKSDVQLVCVTPSHQYPCGMIMPIAKRLRLLDWAMRTDSYIIEDDYDGEFRYHGRPVPSLQGLKPDANVIYMGGFSQVLAPAFCVYYMVLPESLLESYDLLLRDLLLEQPSSPLHQHTLQLFMQEGHFERHVRRMRNTYRKKHDAVVLAVQKHMGEKAELIGENAGFHLVLRVKHPQGECELTRRAKQAGIKLSSMAYTWMTPRDEKAQAEFILGFAGIDLDKIEPGIKKLAEVWWGEMDFSSNLDG; this is translated from the coding sequence ATGTTATATACACCGCAAATCGACTATTCAAGCAGAGAGCCGCATTATCTGCAAATCTACGAGCAGATCAAGCAGCAGATCATTTCGGGAACGTTTTCCGAACAGGTCAAGCTCCCTTCCATCCGCAAACTCGCAGATAGCCTGGGACTCAGCACCACACCGGTTGAAACAGCGTATCAGCAGCTTCTCGCAGAGGGGTTTATCGCCAGCAAACCAAAGAGCGGCTATTACGTTCAATCTCTGGCAGAGACCGATGGGGGCAATCACGGAGATCCTGCAACCAGAGACTTGACCGTGGCACGCCTGGAGCATCGGGACAACGCCACGTATCCGTACGATTTTCACCTCTCGAAAAATGATTTCTCCCTGTTTCCCTTTTCCCTGTGGCGCAGGCTGTTTCATCGGGTGCTCTGCTATGAACAGCGGCATCGTCTCTTTTACGGGGACCCGCAGGGAGAGCCTGGACTTCGCCAAGAGCTGGCCAGCTATCTGCGGCAGCTCAGGGGTGTCGTCTGTTCACCGGAGCAGATTGTGATCGGAGCGGATCAGTACGGCCTGCTGTCGCTGCTGACTCAATTGCTTCGGGGGCGGGTTACCCGTGTGGGGACTGAAAATCCCGGGTATCCGATGATGGCTTCGACGTTTCGCCGCAACGGATATGAGGTTGTGCCGATTTCCCTCGAAGCGGATGGTCTCAGCATCGAACAAGTGGAGAAAAGCGATGTCCAGCTTGTCTGTGTCACCCCGTCACACCAATACCCGTGCGGGATGATCATGCCCATCGCAAAGCGTTTGCGTCTGTTGGATTGGGCGATGCGGACAGACAGCTACATCATCGAGGATGACTACGATGGCGAGTTCCGCTATCACGGGCGTCCTGTTCCCTCTTTGCAGGGATTGAAGCCAGATGCCAACGTGATCTACATGGGCGGATTTTCACAAGTATTGGCCCCGGCCTTTTGTGTCTACTACATGGTTTTGCCAGAATCATTGCTGGAATCGTATGATTTGCTTTTAAGGGACCTGCTGCTGGAACAGCCGTCTTCCCCCTTGCACCAGCACACACTGCAGCTTTTTATGCAAGAAGGCCATTTTGAGCGGCATGTGCGACGGATGCGCAATACCTACCGCAAGAAACATGACGCAGTAGTCCTGGCTGTACAGAAGCATATGGGAGAGAAGGCGGAGCTGATCGGTGAAAACGCCGGTTTTCATCTGGTGCTGCGAGTAAAGCACCCGCAGGGGGAGTGCGAGCTGACCAGACGGGCCAAACAGGCGGGCATCAAACTAAGCTCCATGGCGTATACATGGATGACACCGCGGGATGAAAAGGCGCAAGCGGAGTTTATCTTGGGATTTGCCGGCATAGACCTGGACAAAATCGAGCCAGGAATCAAAAAGCTGGCGGAAGTCTGGTGGGGCGAGATGGATTTTTCTTCAAACCTTGACGGATGA
- a CDS encoding GNAT family N-acetyltransferase: MHTPVNRPVRFLEGERVYLRPIELADTDLYFRTLFHPEARRLTGTQNSFTREQIHRYIDAKSQDSSSLLLLIALRETDEVIGDIALQSIDHTNRNCNIRIAINEPQYQSKGLGSEAMRLLLGYGFGILNLHRIELNVFSYNQQAIRAYEKVGFTKEGVQREALYYNHEYHDSILMSILAREYRAKYGAPTPQA; encoded by the coding sequence ATGCATACACCTGTAAACAGACCGGTCCGATTTCTCGAAGGAGAGCGCGTCTATCTGCGGCCGATCGAATTGGCCGATACAGACCTGTACTTCCGCACGCTGTTCCATCCCGAAGCGCGTCGCCTGACGGGAACCCAAAACAGCTTTACCCGTGAACAAATTCACCGCTACATCGATGCCAAATCGCAGGATTCATCCAGTCTGCTGCTGCTGATCGCCTTGCGTGAAACCGATGAAGTGATTGGCGATATCGCGCTTCAATCCATCGATCATACGAACCGCAACTGCAATATCCGCATCGCTATCAACGAGCCTCAGTACCAAAGCAAGGGACTGGGCAGCGAAGCGATGCGACTTCTGCTCGGCTACGGATTCGGGATTTTGAATCTCCACCGGATCGAGCTGAATGTCTTTTCCTACAACCAGCAGGCAATCCGCGCTTACGAAAAGGTAGGCTTCACGAAGGAAGGCGTGCAGCGCGAAGCCCTCTACTACAACCATGAATACCATGACTCCATCCTGATGAGCATACTGGCCCGCGAATACCGCGCCAAGTACGGAGCGCCGACACCGCAAGCCTGA
- a CDS encoding ribonuclease H-like domain-containing protein, with product MSLKAKLNRFKGHLTREAPDHAASATGQAPFSRAESSSATETSPAPAPVRASSAPPSQHLSISSGGYSGDIPFLQKWEQLGAEPYVLEDEYVMVREVRYPISQRHGRYPFSGLHEAIEAWERAGLEHPLSTSGRTVEDLLFFDTETTGLHGGAGNTVFLLGHSRIEGEHVVVRQHFLAAPQAEAALYHSFLEDSRTATHLVTYNGKSFDWPQVTTRHTLLRDLVPRLPTFGHYDLLHGARRLWREDLESCRLSLIEREKLGVVREDDVPGYLAPIRYFDFLTDQDPDTVAGVLRHNEIDVLSLITLYIHLSSLLLSRERTKISDEERFKVGQWYESLGDLERANQFYQLVAASQGPLHEKAQIAMGRCFKKQKNWRQALQLWERVNESGVPLPEDVWIEMAKLYEHQVKDYDRALHCAKSGFESWKQKAALLRRRSKVEEAAYRKRIERLEQKGKQWTEEALDYGGGLV from the coding sequence ATGTCTCTTAAAGCCAAGCTGAACCGCTTCAAAGGGCATTTGACGCGGGAGGCTCCGGATCATGCAGCGTCTGCCACTGGGCAAGCGCCTTTCTCTCGCGCTGAGTCCTCCTCTGCTACAGAAACATCGCCAGCACCCGCGCCTGTACGAGCGTCCTCCGCGCCTCCTTCTCAGCACCTCTCCATTTCTTCCGGGGGTTATTCAGGGGACATTCCCTTTCTGCAAAAGTGGGAGCAGCTGGGGGCCGAGCCTTATGTCCTGGAAGACGAATACGTGATGGTGCGGGAGGTCCGCTACCCGATCTCGCAGCGCCACGGCCGCTACCCTTTTTCCGGCTTGCATGAGGCCATCGAGGCATGGGAGCGGGCTGGTTTGGAGCACCCTTTGTCCACTTCTGGCAGAACGGTGGAGGATCTGCTGTTTTTTGATACAGAGACGACCGGGCTGCATGGCGGTGCCGGAAACACGGTCTTTCTGCTGGGGCATAGCCGGATCGAGGGGGAGCATGTCGTCGTCCGGCAGCATTTTCTGGCCGCACCACAAGCGGAAGCGGCTCTCTACCACTCCTTCCTGGAGGATTCTCGAACCGCTACTCATCTGGTCACGTACAACGGCAAATCATTTGACTGGCCGCAGGTAACGACCCGGCATACGCTTTTGCGCGATCTGGTTCCCCGCCTGCCGACGTTCGGTCACTATGATTTGCTCCACGGGGCTCGCCGCCTGTGGCGAGAGGATTTGGAATCCTGCCGGCTTTCGCTGATTGAGCGGGAGAAGCTGGGTGTCGTAAGGGAAGATGACGTCCCCGGATACCTGGCTCCGATCCGCTATTTTGACTTTTTGACAGACCAGGACCCGGATACGGTAGCTGGTGTTCTCCGGCACAACGAAATCGACGTGCTTTCCTTGATTACACTCTACATCCATCTCTCATCCCTGCTGTTGTCCCGCGAGCGCACGAAAATCTCCGACGAGGAGCGTTTCAAAGTGGGGCAATGGTATGAGTCTTTGGGTGATCTGGAACGCGCAAATCAGTTTTATCAGCTGGTTGCTGCAAGTCAGGGCCCTCTGCATGAAAAAGCACAGATTGCAATGGGGCGCTGCTTTAAAAAGCAGAAGAATTGGCGTCAGGCGCTACAGCTCTGGGAGCGGGTCAACGAGTCTGGCGTTCCCCTCCCCGAGGATGTATGGATCGAGATGGCCAAGCTGTACGAGCATCAGGTAAAAGACTATGATCGGGCATTGCACTGCGCGAAAAGCGGATTTGAAAGCTGGAAGCAAAAAGCCGCCTTGCTGCGCCGCCGCTCCAAAGTAGAGGAAGCGGCGTACCGCAAACGGATCGAGCGGCTGGAACAGAAGGGCAAGCAGTGGACGGAGGAGGCTTTGGATTACGGAGGCGGCCTGGTGTAG
- a CDS encoding DEAD/DEAH box helicase, with translation MKRKLNIAKVLEQLRQEKRFSDNIVRWETIPPREARTVPFPAEMDTRIRETLMQRGIPALYTHQETAFRHARSGKHIVAVTPTASGKSMCYHLPVLQTLTEDPDARALYLFPTKALAQDQKSELHELIGEMGLSIKSDTYDGDTPAQIRQTIRQAGHIVITNPDMLHSAILPHHTKWVSFFEHLKYVVIDELHTYRGVFGSHVANVIRRLKRICAFYGSRPQFICTSATIANPRELAEMLTEEQVELVDNNGAPTGKKHFLFYNPPVVNKQLNIRRSATLEARDITAAFLTQGIQTILFARSRVRVEILLKYLQELIKRKLGEKTIQGYRGGYLPSQRRAIERGLRQGDIIGVVSTNALELGVDIGQLQVCVITGYPGSVASTWQQAGRAGRRQDESVVILVGSSTPLDQYVIMHPEYFFERSPETARINPDNLIILVDHIKCAAYELPFAKGDRFGSAEILEILEFLTEEQILHHAKGKWFWMNDSFPAHNISLRSASQENVVIIDISERGNEKVIGEMDRFSSMTLLHEEAIYLHQGVQYQVEKLDYEEKKAYVREVQVDYYTDANLAVQLKVLEEDRLRQAAQTEFAYGEVTVNAMATIFKKIKFETHENIGSGPIHLPEEELHTNAAWLSFSEAVLEAVGKSEVERGLVGLAHVLQHVAPLFVMCDRMDLHVIPQRKAVHSGAPTIFLYDRYPGGIGLSEQVYKEMDTILSRAEELILSCPCESGCPSCVGAADDGAKELALSLLRVAQGGSIHVS, from the coding sequence GTGAAAAGAAAGCTGAACATAGCGAAAGTCCTGGAACAGCTTCGCCAGGAAAAACGCTTTTCCGATAACATTGTGCGCTGGGAGACGATTCCCCCACGGGAAGCCCGTACGGTGCCGTTTCCGGCCGAGATGGACACCCGCATCCGGGAGACGCTGATGCAGCGGGGAATCCCGGCTCTCTATACGCATCAGGAGACGGCTTTTCGCCATGCGCGGAGCGGGAAGCATATTGTGGCCGTCACGCCGACAGCTTCGGGAAAAAGTATGTGCTACCATCTCCCTGTCCTGCAGACGTTGACGGAGGACCCGGACGCCCGTGCTCTTTACCTGTTTCCGACCAAGGCATTGGCCCAGGACCAGAAAAGCGAGCTGCATGAGCTGATTGGCGAAATGGGACTGTCGATCAAGTCGGATACCTACGATGGCGACACGCCGGCGCAAATCCGGCAAACGATCCGCCAGGCCGGACATATCGTCATCACCAACCCCGATATGCTGCATTCCGCGATCCTGCCGCATCACACCAAATGGGTCTCCTTTTTTGAACATCTGAAATACGTCGTCATTGACGAATTGCATACATACCGCGGTGTCTTCGGCAGCCATGTCGCCAACGTGATTCGCCGCCTGAAGCGCATCTGCGCCTTTTACGGCAGCCGCCCCCAGTTCATCTGCACCTCGGCCACCATCGCCAATCCGCGAGAGCTGGCGGAGATGCTGACAGAGGAGCAGGTTGAGCTGGTGGACAACAACGGGGCGCCGACGGGCAAAAAGCATTTTCTTTTTTACAACCCGCCGGTCGTCAACAAGCAGCTCAATATCAGGCGCAGCGCCACACTGGAGGCCCGCGATATCACAGCCGCGTTTTTGACCCAGGGGATTCAGACGATCCTGTTTGCGCGCAGCCGGGTGCGGGTAGAGATTTTGCTCAAATACCTGCAGGAGCTGATCAAGCGAAAGCTGGGCGAAAAGACAATCCAGGGCTACCGCGGCGGTTATCTGCCCAGTCAGCGCAGGGCGATTGAGAGAGGGTTGCGCCAGGGGGACATCATCGGAGTCGTCAGCACCAATGCCTTGGAGCTGGGCGTCGATATCGGCCAGCTGCAGGTCTGTGTCATCACCGGCTATCCCGGATCAGTCGCCAGCACCTGGCAGCAGGCGGGCCGGGCAGGGCGGCGGCAGGATGAGTCTGTCGTCATCCTCGTCGGCAGCTCAACGCCGCTCGATCAGTACGTGATTATGCATCCGGAATACTTTTTTGAACGCAGTCCGGAGACGGCCCGGATCAATCCGGACAACCTGATCATTCTCGTGGATCACATCAAATGTGCGGCATATGAGCTTCCCTTTGCCAAAGGCGACCGCTTTGGCAGCGCAGAGATTTTGGAGATTCTGGAGTTTTTGACGGAGGAGCAGATTCTTCACCACGCCAAGGGCAAGTGGTTCTGGATGAACGACTCTTTCCCGGCTCACAATATCAGCCTGCGCTCCGCATCACAGGAGAACGTCGTGATCATCGACATCTCCGAGCGCGGCAATGAAAAGGTGATCGGGGAGATGGACCGCTTCAGCTCCATGACCTTGCTGCATGAGGAAGCCATCTATCTGCATCAGGGAGTCCAATACCAGGTGGAGAAGCTGGATTATGAGGAGAAAAAGGCGTACGTCCGGGAAGTGCAGGTCGATTACTACACAGACGCCAATCTGGCGGTGCAGCTGAAGGTGTTGGAGGAAGACCGGCTGCGGCAGGCTGCCCAGACCGAGTTTGCCTATGGTGAGGTAACCGTCAACGCCATGGCGACGATCTTCAAAAAGATCAAGTTCGAGACGCATGAAAACATCGGCTCCGGTCCGATTCATCTGCCGGAGGAGGAGCTGCATACGAATGCGGCGTGGCTCAGCTTTTCGGAGGCGGTGCTGGAGGCTGTGGGAAAAAGTGAAGTCGAGCGGGGACTGGTCGGGCTGGCACACGTCCTGCAGCACGTCGCGCCCTTGTTTGTCATGTGCGACCGGATGGACCTGCATGTGATCCCCCAGCGAAAAGCGGTTCATTCCGGAGCACCCACGATTTTTCTCTATGACCGCTATCCCGGCGGCATCGGCCTGAGTGAGCAGGTGTACAAAGAGATGGACACGATCTTGTCGCGAGCCGAGGAGCTGATTCTCTCCTGCCCTTGTGAATCGGGTTGTCCGTCCTGCGTCGGTGCTGCTGATGACGGTGCAAAGGAACTGGCGCTCTCGCTTTTGCGCGTGGCCCAAGGGGGCAGCATCCATGTCTCTTAA
- a CDS encoding DUF2167 domain-containing protein: MKRKPILSFILSLAVALGVVSGAGAETQLNWVEGGKTVDVGSGLAALDLGEDFVFLNREDTIKLQKEIGNVPSENELGSIFPRNENEEWIVVLEYEEVGYIKDEEKNKIDADAILKSYKEGTEAANENRDPEDQLHVLGWDVAPSYDEKTHMLEWSMLGEDAQKNKLINYNVQMLTRKGFVSFLLITDPANLANDKKTLQEAIIPTFHVKEGNRYEDFDASTDKVAEFGLTGLVLGGLGVALAKKAGLIGLLLVFLKKGWILILAAIGGLWKLLTGRRKKQQDEAADVQAAATVEESSHDDDQKPPTSQNPSV; the protein is encoded by the coding sequence ATGAAAAGAAAACCGATCCTGTCATTCATTTTGAGCCTGGCCGTGGCACTTGGGGTTGTGAGTGGAGCAGGGGCAGAAACGCAATTGAACTGGGTAGAAGGTGGCAAGACTGTTGATGTAGGCTCTGGCCTGGCTGCTTTGGACTTGGGAGAGGATTTTGTTTTTCTAAACAGAGAAGACACGATCAAACTGCAGAAAGAAATCGGCAATGTCCCAAGTGAAAATGAACTCGGCAGTATTTTTCCTCGAAACGAAAATGAGGAATGGATTGTTGTACTGGAATATGAAGAAGTCGGCTACATCAAGGACGAGGAAAAGAACAAGATTGATGCCGATGCGATTCTGAAAAGCTACAAGGAAGGCACGGAAGCAGCGAACGAAAACAGAGATCCCGAGGATCAGTTGCATGTGCTGGGCTGGGATGTCGCACCGTCTTATGACGAAAAGACCCACATGCTGGAGTGGTCCATGCTTGGTGAGGATGCGCAAAAAAATAAACTGATCAACTACAATGTGCAGATGTTGACTCGGAAAGGATTTGTCTCCTTCCTGCTGATTACGGACCCAGCCAACCTGGCAAATGATAAAAAGACGTTGCAAGAAGCCATTATACCTACCTTTCATGTCAAAGAAGGAAACCGTTACGAGGATTTTGATGCCTCCACAGATAAAGTGGCCGAGTTTGGTTTGACCGGTCTCGTTCTGGGCGGACTGGGCGTCGCCCTGGCGAAGAAAGCGGGCTTGATCGGATTACTGCTGGTCTTCCTGAAAAAAGGATGGATCTTGATTTTGGCCGCGATCGGGGGCTTGTGGAAACTCCTTACCGGGCGGAGAAAGAAGCAACAGGATGAAGCGGCTGATGTGCAAGCGGCAGCCACGGTGGAGGAGTCGTCTCACGATGATGACCAAAAACCGCCGACGAGTCAAAATCCGTCGGTGTAA
- a CDS encoding N-acetylmuramoyl-L-alanine amidase, with translation MADIKYLKVFVDPGHGGWDPGATNGTLKEKDLTLVIGKHVRDRLKALGATTQMSRETDIALGTDKAADLKARTTASNNFGASIFVSVHINSGGGTGLETWKHDNSSRYTGDLATAVQKRMVASLGLPDRKVKSAPSGRNGDNIYVIDPANNKAWAVLAEVGFIDHATDKEKLQSSQFLKDAGYAIADGINSFVNTLPPIE, from the coding sequence ATGGCAGACATCAAGTATCTCAAAGTATTTGTCGACCCTGGTCACGGCGGCTGGGACCCGGGCGCGACGAATGGTACGCTGAAGGAAAAAGATCTCACACTGGTCATCGGCAAACATGTCCGGGATCGCCTCAAAGCTTTAGGTGCCACTACCCAGATGAGCCGAGAAACAGACATCGCCCTGGGTACGGACAAGGCTGCTGACCTAAAGGCGCGGACAACGGCTTCGAACAACTTTGGCGCCAGCATCTTTGTCAGCGTTCATATCAACTCTGGCGGCGGAACCGGATTGGAAACCTGGAAGCATGACAATTCGAGCCGGTATACTGGCGATCTGGCGACTGCCGTGCAGAAAAGAATGGTCGCCAGCCTGGGCCTGCCCGATCGCAAGGTGAAGTCGGCGCCCAGCGGACGAAACGGCGATAACATTTACGTCATTGATCCGGCAAACAACAAAGCGTGGGCAGTCCTGGCGGAAGTGGGCTTCATCGATCATGCTACAGACAAGGAAAAGCTCCAGAGCTCTCAATTTTTAAAAGACGCCGGGTATGCCATCGCGGATGGAATCAACAGCTTTGTAAACACCTTGCCGCCCATCGAATAA
- a CDS encoding YvrJ family protein gives MGFPIAVTVYLFVRFERKIERLERVIVNLANVINKMNK, from the coding sequence ATGGGTTTTCCTATCGCGGTCACTGTCTATCTTTTCGTCAGGTTTGAACGGAAAATTGAGAGGCTGGAAAGAGTGATTGTCAATTTGGCCAACGTGATCAATAAAATGAATAAGTAG
- a CDS encoding sigma-70 family RNA polymerase sigma factor, translated as MNENAGIFEIPIVKAFVKKRKNRNLIYSFLTNPSQETEVALDKAFRDFYFNARFLSYISKTLHFHAINFDKRVRKQQCLSLNQTVEHAGSVELIELIPDPRSVCAFERAQGEQIESHLDNLHLAQAVSQLSMKQKQILFMYYVKGYNDSEIAKVLGVSQQAVSKMHKKCLLFLKHAMNEVRESG; from the coding sequence ATGAATGAAAACGCAGGTATATTTGAAATTCCTATCGTGAAAGCTTTTGTGAAAAAAAGAAAGAATAGGAATCTAATCTACTCGTTTTTAACCAACCCTTCCCAGGAAACCGAAGTAGCCTTGGACAAAGCCTTTCGAGATTTTTATTTCAATGCGCGATTCCTCTCGTATATCTCCAAAACGCTGCATTTTCACGCCATCAATTTTGATAAGCGAGTCAGAAAACAACAGTGTCTCTCCCTGAATCAGACGGTTGAACACGCAGGCAGCGTCGAACTGATCGAATTGATCCCTGACCCCCGCTCCGTCTGCGCGTTTGAACGGGCACAAGGTGAGCAAATCGAATCCCATCTCGACAATCTTCACTTGGCACAGGCCGTGTCGCAATTGTCCATGAAACAAAAGCAGATCCTCTTTATGTACTACGTCAAAGGCTACAATGATTCAGAAATCGCCAAGGTACTGGGTGTGAGTCAACAAGCCGTTTCTAAAATGCATAAAAAATGCTTGCTGTTCCTAAAACACGCAATGAACGAGGTGAGAGAAAGTGGGTGA
- a CDS encoding Imm32 family immunity protein, whose protein sequence is MEIKIQIPTYSRDNGIEFVWEDNFIIQADNNLNSLVIKANKEGLQSLAKHLLTLAQDEVPVDTHLHYDEFNSLEEGSCEIVIQKI, encoded by the coding sequence ATGGAAATAAAAATTCAAATCCCAACATATTCAAGGGATAATGGTATCGAATTTGTTTGGGAGGACAACTTTATCATCCAAGCAGATAATAATCTAAATTCATTAGTGATTAAAGCAAATAAGGAAGGACTTCAATCATTAGCGAAACACCTCCTTACTTTAGCACAGGATGAAGTGCCTGTTGATACCCATCTGCATTACGATGAATTTAATTCACTAGAAGAGGGCTCGTGTGAAATTGTAATTCAGAAGATATAA
- a CDS encoding IS110 family RNA-guided transposase, giving the protein MNQHYKQKHIYVGVDLHKATHTAVIVNCWYEKLGEIQFENKPAAFEELLTYVKKLCKRGMTPIYGLEDVGGYGRSLAVFLVENKQKVKEVNSALSFAERKSYPTTQKSDSWDAECVAKILVSKLEILPDANPQDIYWTIGQLVARRNALIKAHTALKNQLHMQLSHHYPSYKKFFSDIDGKCTLEFWHTYPAPHHLKGASLEDLREMLLKSSHNTCSTKKAEEIMALVAADGETKREYQESRDFLIQSHVRDIRFKKEEVQKVEDQLCRMMKKLGFQLETMPGIDLVTASALVAEIGDIHRFSCPDKLALFAGIAPVKFSSGGKGKEQKSKQGNRTLHGIFYNLAVQQVQVSKGSKLPRNPAFLAYYERKQEEGKTKGQALVCIMRRLVNIIYGMMKNKTPYIAPPLAEQVA; this is encoded by the coding sequence TTGAACCAACATTATAAACAAAAGCATATTTACGTAGGCGTAGATCTTCATAAGGCTACTCACACTGCCGTGATTGTAAACTGCTGGTATGAGAAGCTGGGCGAAATCCAATTCGAGAACAAGCCCGCCGCCTTCGAGGAACTGCTCACCTATGTAAAGAAGCTCTGCAAAAGAGGCATGACCCCGATCTATGGATTAGAGGACGTGGGTGGCTATGGGCGGTCATTAGCCGTGTTCCTCGTAGAGAATAAGCAGAAGGTGAAAGAAGTCAATTCAGCATTGTCCTTTGCTGAGCGCAAGAGCTACCCAACTACGCAGAAAAGCGATAGCTGGGATGCAGAATGTGTGGCGAAGATACTTGTCAGCAAGCTCGAAATTCTGCCCGATGCGAATCCGCAAGATATCTATTGGACAATCGGGCAACTCGTAGCGAGAAGAAATGCGCTGATTAAAGCGCATACCGCACTCAAGAACCAGCTTCACATGCAGTTGTCCCATCATTATCCGAGCTACAAGAAATTCTTTAGCGATATTGACGGGAAATGTACCTTGGAGTTCTGGCATACCTACCCCGCCCCGCATCATCTGAAAGGCGCGAGTTTGGAGGATTTGCGGGAGATGCTGTTGAAATCCAGTCACAACACCTGTTCGACTAAGAAAGCCGAGGAAATCATGGCATTGGTGGCGGCTGATGGCGAGACTAAGCGGGAGTATCAAGAATCTAGGGATTTCCTGATTCAAAGCCATGTCCGAGACATCCGTTTTAAGAAGGAAGAAGTTCAAAAGGTAGAAGATCAACTATGCCGCATGATGAAGAAACTGGGCTTTCAGCTAGAGACGATGCCAGGCATCGACCTTGTAACGGCATCGGCTTTAGTTGCTGAGATCGGAGACATTCACCGTTTTTCCTGTCCAGATAAGCTGGCTCTTTTTGCGGGGATAGCTCCTGTAAAGTTCAGTTCGGGTGGGAAGGGCAAGGAACAAAAGAGCAAGCAGGGAAACCGCACCTTGCACGGCATCTTCTATAACCTTGCTGTCCAGCAGGTGCAAGTCTCCAAAGGAAGCAAGCTCCCCCGCAATCCTGCTTTCCTAGCTTACTATGAACGAAAACAAGAGGAAGGTAAAACGAAAGGACAAGCGTTAGTCTGCATCATGCGGCGGCTGGTTAACATCATCTACGGCATGATGAAGAACAAGACCCCGTACATCGCCCCGCCCCTCGCTGAACAAGTTGCCTAA
- a CDS encoding IS3 family transposase (programmed frameshift) has translation MAKRERRVFTDEFKQQMVQLYENGKPRADILREYDLSASAFDRWVKQSRTTGSFKESDNRTDEQNELLQLRKENQRLKMENDIFKASGADLRTKIMVIQQNAHKYSVLAMCKILQVNRSTYYYESKEPSSIDDEVEQAIIRIFEENQRVYGARKIKAKLHKEGLTVSRRRIGRLMKKNALVSVYTVAQYKPNVSSCNESPIQNELNREFVKEAPLEAVVSDLTYVRVANKWHYICLLVDLFNREIIGHSCGKFKDAALVYQAFASVKGDLRQIQLFHSDRGSEFKNLTIDDVINTFNIKRSLSMKGCPYDNAVAEATFKLIKAEFVRNRQFESLAQLKKELGIYIKWFNETRIHSTLGYLSPITYKEVALKKSV, from the exons ATGGCTAAACGTGAGCGTCGAGTATTTACAGATGAGTTCAAGCAGCAAATGGTTCAACTTTATGAGAACGGCAAACCACGTGCAGATATTTTGAGAGAATACGATCTGAGTGCATCTGCATTTGATCGTTGGGTAAAACAGAGTAGAACCACCGGTTCCTTCAAAGAAAGCGATAACCGTACAGATGAACAAAACGAGCTACTTCAGCTACGTAAGGAAAATCAACGACTGAAGATGGAGAACGATATTT TTAAAGCAAGCGGCGCTGATCTTCGGACGAAAATAATGGTAATCCAGCAAAACGCTCATAAGTATTCCGTATTGGCCATGTGCAAGATCCTCCAGGTCAATCGGAGTACCTACTACTACGAGAGTAAAGAGCCATCATCTATCGATGATGAGGTGGAACAAGCAATTATCCGTATTTTTGAAGAGAATCAGCGCGTTTATGGAGCAAGAAAGATCAAAGCAAAACTTCACAAAGAGGGACTGACGGTTTCCAGACGGCGCATTGGACGTTTGATGAAGAAAAACGCTCTGGTTTCGGTCTACACGGTTGCACAGTATAAACCGAATGTGTCGTCATGTAACGAATCGCCAATTCAGAACGAACTGAATCGCGAGTTTGTGAAAGAAGCACCTCTCGAAGCTGTTGTGAGTGACTTGACCTACGTTCGAGTCGCAAACAAGTGGCACTATATTTGCTTGCTTGTGGACTTGTTTAATCGGGAGATTATCGGTCACAGCTGCGGAAAATTCAAAGATGCCGCACTCGTCTATCAAGCATTTGCAAGCGTAAAAGGAGATCTGCGCCAAATTCAGCTTTTTCACTCGGATCGTGGCAGTGAGTTTAAAAATCTTACGATTGATGATGTGATCAATACGTTCAATATCAAACGCTCACTAAGTATGAAAGGCTGCCCCTATGATAATGCAGTGGCAGAGGCAACCTTTAAGCTGATCAAAGCGGAGTTCGTGAGAAATCGTCAGTTTGAATCGTTAGCTCAGTTAAAAAAGGAGCTGGGAATCTATATAAAATGGTTTAACGAAACAAGGATTCATTCCACATTAGGTTATCTGAGTCCTATAACGTACAAAGAAGTTGCACTTAAGAAATCTGTCTAG